From the Planctomycetota bacterium genome, one window contains:
- the kdpF gene encoding K(+)-transporting ATPase subunit F, translating into MTWIYLIGAIVALGLLVYLTCALLKPEWFQ; encoded by the coding sequence ATGACCTGGATCTACCTGATCGGCGCGATCGTGGCTCTGGGCCTGCTGGTCTACCTCACCTGCGCCCTTCTCAAACCGGAGTGGTTCCAATGA
- the truB gene encoding tRNA pseudouridine(55) synthase TruB, translated as MSKPSTTSPSGILIVDKPAGITSMRAVEMVRRGMGGLRTGHAGTLDPLATGVLIVAVGSATRSINTLMDLEKQYETEIDLSATTPTLDAESERVESLRSSPAPSADQVHSALRQFIGTYPQMPPSFSAKSINGRRAYDMARSGEKVTLAAKPVTVHELSMLAFEWPVVRLAIRCDKGFYVRSLAHDLGTALGGGGYCLSIRRTAIGPFTLAQAIALKQEALPNPSQLLAFPPGAAR; from the coding sequence ATGTCCAAGCCCTCCACCACTTCCCCAAGCGGCATTTTGATCGTCGACAAGCCGGCGGGCATCACCAGCATGCGCGCCGTCGAGATGGTCCGCCGCGGCATGGGCGGACTGCGAACGGGCCACGCCGGAACGCTCGATCCGCTGGCGACGGGCGTGCTCATCGTCGCCGTCGGCTCCGCCACGCGCAGCATCAACACGTTGATGGATCTGGAGAAGCAGTACGAGACCGAGATCGACCTTTCCGCCACCACCCCCACGCTCGACGCCGAAAGCGAGCGGGTCGAGTCACTGCGCAGCTCGCCCGCCCCGAGCGCCGACCAGGTGCACTCCGCGCTGAGGCAATTCATCGGCACCTATCCGCAGATGCCCCCCTCCTTCAGCGCCAAGAGCATCAATGGGCGCCGCGCCTATGACATGGCCCGCAGCGGAGAAAAGGTCACGCTCGCCGCCAAGCCGGTGACGGTGCACGAGCTTTCCATGCTTGCCTTCGAGTGGCCGGTCGTGCGGCTGGCGATCCGCTGCGACAAGGGCTTCTATGTCCGAAGCCTGGCTCACGATCTGGGCACGGCCCTGGGCGGTGGCGGCTACTGCCTCTCGATTCGGCGCACGGCCATCGGACCCTTCACGCTGGCGCAGGCTATTGCACTGAAGCAGGAGGCGCTTCCGAATCCTTCGCAACTTTTGGCGTTTCCTCCCGGCGCTGCGCGTTGA
- a CDS encoding signal peptidase II, which yields MFVFAAGLTIDLASKSWAFRCVSDQPITLAYDDIAGNPSYRLPFHAGVKALPWDLLDFRLVLNHGAVFGMGQQNRMVFIAFTIIAVMAALWIFGWWTAAKNRVAHIGIGLVLAGGIGNLYDRLVYGAVRDFLFMTPRWHLPFGLHWPGGSTELFPWIFNGADTMLLLGMAILLINAQRREETPKVAKDSEAPPASVQ from the coding sequence TTGTTTGTGTTTGCGGCGGGGCTGACGATCGACCTCGCCTCCAAGAGCTGGGCCTTCCGCTGCGTCTCCGACCAGCCCATCACGCTCGCCTACGACGACATCGCGGGCAATCCTTCCTATCGGCTTCCTTTCCATGCGGGCGTCAAGGCGCTGCCGTGGGATCTGCTGGACTTTCGACTGGTCCTCAACCACGGCGCGGTCTTCGGCATGGGACAGCAGAACCGGATGGTCTTCATCGCCTTCACCATCATCGCGGTGATGGCGGCGCTCTGGATCTTCGGCTGGTGGACCGCCGCCAAGAACCGGGTGGCGCACATCGGCATCGGCCTGGTCCTCGCGGGGGGCATCGGCAATCTCTACGACCGCCTCGTTTATGGCGCGGTCCGCGACTTCCTCTTCATGACGCCGCGCTGGCATCTGCCCTTCGGGCTGCACTGGCCCGGCGGCAGCACCGAGCTCTTTCCGTGGATCTTCAATGGCGCCGACACCATGCTGCTGCTGGGCATGGCGATCCTGCTGATCAACGCGCAGCGCCGGGAGGAAACGCCAAAAGTTGCGAAGGATTCGGAAGCGCCTCCTGCTTCAGTGCAATAG
- a CDS encoding TraR/DksA C4-type zinc finger protein, whose amino-acid sequence MLSSKGMPKGKKKRLKLPAGDREKAAEEIDILSIKTRLTPKELAEHRGILITRRNELIGRVEGLEDEALRSNGGNLSNMPLHMADVGTDTFDQEFALNLAASDRVKLAEIDEAISRIDDKTYGVCQLTGKPIPKARLDANPLAKYTVEAARMIERGVTR is encoded by the coding sequence ATGCTCAGCAGCAAGGGCATGCCCAAGGGCAAGAAGAAGCGCCTGAAGCTTCCCGCCGGCGACCGCGAGAAGGCCGCCGAGGAGATTGACATCCTGAGCATCAAGACGCGACTGACGCCGAAGGAGCTCGCCGAGCACCGCGGCATCCTGATCACGCGGCGCAACGAATTGATCGGCCGTGTGGAGGGTCTCGAGGACGAGGCCCTGCGCTCCAACGGCGGCAATCTCAGCAACATGCCGCTGCACATGGCCGACGTCGGCACCGACACCTTTGACCAGGAGTTCGCCCTCAATCTCGCCGCGAGCGACCGCGTGAAATTGGCGGAGATCGACGAGGCCATCTCGCGCATCGACGACAAGACCTACGGCGTCTGCCAGCTCACCGGCAAGCCCATCCCCAAGGCTCGCCTGGACGCGAATCCCCTCGCCAAGTACACCGTCGAGGCGGCGCGCATGATCGAGCGAGGCGTGACTCGTTGA
- a CDS encoding acetyl-CoA carboxylase carboxyltransferase subunit alpha produces the protein MSKAGLVTLDFEEAVAQIEIQIEAMEAGNDADRFADELRTMRQARESLLTKTYASLTPWQTVRVARHPQRPQTLDYVRMICRDWCELHGDRRFGDDPAIVTGFTRIGSLKCLVVGHHKGRTTEERIKCRFGCANPEGYRKALLKMKLAEKFNLPIVTLIDTPGAYPGLDSEQRGQAEAIAVNLREMSRLRTPIVCVVIGEGGSGGALGIGVGDRIAMLQHSWYSVISPEGCAAILWKKANEQTNNSAAQALALTAECNLRNGLIDAIIPEPNGGAHRDPQATAERLQGWVVDSIRELQHLAPDTLVRLRFEKIRNIGSHQGGTAT, from the coding sequence ATGTCCAAAGCAGGCCTAGTCACGCTGGATTTCGAGGAGGCGGTCGCCCAGATCGAGATCCAGATCGAGGCGATGGAGGCGGGAAACGATGCCGACCGCTTCGCCGACGAGTTGCGCACCATGCGCCAGGCCCGCGAAAGCCTGCTCACGAAAACCTACGCCAGCCTGACGCCCTGGCAAACCGTGCGCGTGGCCCGACATCCGCAGCGGCCGCAGACCCTGGACTACGTCCGCATGATCTGCCGCGACTGGTGCGAGCTGCACGGCGACCGGCGCTTCGGCGACGATCCGGCGATCGTGACCGGCTTCACCCGCATCGGCAGCCTGAAGTGCCTGGTCGTGGGCCACCACAAGGGCCGCACCACCGAGGAGCGGATCAAGTGCCGCTTCGGCTGCGCCAACCCCGAGGGCTACCGCAAGGCCCTGCTCAAGATGAAGCTGGCGGAGAAATTCAACCTGCCGATCGTGACCCTGATCGACACGCCCGGCGCCTATCCAGGACTCGACAGCGAGCAGCGCGGACAGGCGGAGGCGATCGCGGTCAATTTGCGCGAGATGAGCCGGCTGCGCACGCCGATCGTCTGCGTCGTCATCGGCGAGGGCGGATCGGGCGGCGCTCTGGGCATCGGCGTGGGCGACCGCATCGCCATGCTGCAGCACAGCTGGTACTCGGTGATCAGCCCCGAAGGCTGCGCCGCGATCCTCTGGAAAAAGGCCAACGAGCAGACCAACAACTCCGCGGCGCAGGCCCTGGCCCTGACCGCCGAGTGCAACTTGCGCAACGGATTGATCGACGCGATCATTCCCGAACCCAACGGCGGAGCCCACCGCGATCCCCAGGCGACCGCCGAGCGGCTGCAGGGTTGGGTGGTTGATTCCATCCGCGAGCTGCAGCACCTCGCCCCCGACACGCTGGTCCGTCTCCGCTTCGAGAAAATCCGCAACATCGGCTCGCACCAGGGCGGCACGGCGACCTGA
- a CDS encoding glycosyltransferase family 9 protein translates to MKLSEQPRICIVMMSAIGDVVHALPVVTAIKRHRPRAHITWILQAPGAALVSGHKDVDEILVFDRKAGWRGFWNLRKQLNSRPFDLVINLQCYMKASIITALCRSPVKLGFDRARAKELNWLFTNAKIPAKPLNHVQAHFLEFLDAIEVPSEPLRWNIGPWPEERAWQSEFFAGVATPRVALVAGTSNPMKDWMPDRMRDLIDALAAQGLQCILVGGNSPRETALGEKLAAECKHPPMNALGSGLRKLVSILDGCDLVISPDTGPLHLAAALGKPVIGLYGYNSPARVGPWRSDPKLLVDTYHEPGEAPQMTFAHRQGRMERISVQDVLDRVAHWRASKR, encoded by the coding sequence ATGAAACTCTCCGAGCAACCTCGCATCTGCATTGTCATGATGAGCGCGATCGGCGATGTGGTCCACGCGCTGCCGGTGGTCACGGCGATCAAGCGGCACCGGCCGCGGGCGCACATCACATGGATCCTGCAGGCGCCCGGCGCCGCGCTGGTGAGCGGCCACAAGGATGTGGACGAGATCCTGGTCTTCGACCGCAAGGCAGGCTGGCGCGGATTCTGGAATCTGCGCAAGCAGCTCAATTCCCGCCCCTTCGATCTGGTCATCAATCTGCAGTGCTACATGAAGGCCAGCATCATCACGGCACTCTGCCGGAGCCCGGTCAAGCTGGGATTTGACCGCGCCCGCGCCAAGGAGCTGAACTGGCTCTTCACCAACGCGAAGATTCCCGCGAAGCCGCTCAACCACGTGCAGGCGCACTTTCTTGAGTTCCTCGACGCCATCGAGGTGCCGTCCGAGCCGCTGCGCTGGAACATCGGACCGTGGCCGGAAGAGCGCGCCTGGCAGAGCGAGTTCTTCGCGGGCGTCGCGACGCCGCGGGTCGCCCTCGTCGCCGGCACCAGCAATCCCATGAAGGACTGGATGCCCGATCGCATGCGCGACCTCATCGACGCGCTGGCGGCGCAGGGCCTTCAATGCATTCTGGTCGGCGGCAATTCGCCGCGGGAAACGGCGCTGGGTGAAAAGCTCGCTGCAGAGTGCAAGCATCCGCCCATGAACGCGCTCGGCTCCGGCCTGCGCAAACTGGTTTCAATTCTCGACGGCTGCGATCTCGTCATCTCTCCCGACACCGGCCCGCTGCATCTTGCCGCGGCGCTGGGCAAACCGGTCATCGGTCTCTATGGCTACAACAGTCCGGCTCGCGTCGGTCCGTGGCGCAGCGATCCCAAACTTCTGGTGGACACCTATCACGAGCCCGGCGAGGCGCCGCAGATGACCTTCGCGCATCGCCAGGGCCGTATGGAGCGCATTTCCGTGCAGGATGTGCTCGATCGCGTTGCCCATTGGCGCGCTTCGAAGAGGTGA
- a CDS encoding phosphotransferase → MKKSPPPTGFTQHDLPCGTSWLRPEWVKPIAQALVGSTGPLIELARASAGSQEFRGRGAVASWKSPALARTLVVRRCCHGGWWRFFAGDRYVGEHRAKIEIQNSDLIRQLGIATPEIVGVAFYTLGPFLRMDFITVLVENSEDLIAFLARRPSPQQHARAIAAVRTLLEQCAASGLRHRDLNARNILLSHKDDSVIAHVLDVEDVTWSPDQVARTRVANQARLARSLRKRARHGDLPMTAEQVSSLISEVEARA, encoded by the coding sequence TTGAAAAAGTCCCCGCCACCAACCGGCTTCACGCAGCACGATCTGCCCTGTGGGACAAGCTGGCTGCGTCCTGAGTGGGTGAAACCCATCGCGCAAGCCCTCGTTGGCTCGACCGGACCGCTCATCGAGCTGGCTCGCGCCTCCGCGGGCAGTCAAGAATTTCGTGGCCGCGGGGCAGTGGCCTCGTGGAAGTCTCCGGCGCTCGCGCGGACCCTGGTGGTGCGCCGCTGCTGCCACGGCGGATGGTGGCGGTTCTTCGCGGGTGACCGTTATGTTGGGGAGCACCGTGCGAAAATCGAGATCCAGAACTCCGATCTCATCCGCCAGCTTGGCATTGCCACTCCGGAAATCGTCGGCGTCGCCTTCTACACGCTGGGCCCCTTTCTTCGCATGGACTTCATCACGGTCCTTGTGGAGAACAGCGAGGATCTGATCGCGTTTCTGGCCCGCCGGCCATCGCCGCAGCAGCATGCGCGGGCGATCGCAGCGGTTCGCACCTTGCTTGAGCAATGCGCTGCCAGCGGCCTGCGCCACCGCGACCTCAACGCTCGAAACATTCTCCTTTCCCACAAGGACGACTCGGTGATCGCCCATGTGCTCGACGTGGAGGACGTGACCTGGAGTCCCGACCAAGTCGCGAGGACACGAGTGGCCAACCAAGCACGACTCGCGCGTTCGCTGCGAAAGCGCGCCCGGCATGGCGATCTGCCCATGACGGCGGAGCAAGTCTCGTCGCTGATCTCCGAAGTGGAGGCCCGCGCATGA
- the proC gene encoding pyrroline-5-carboxylate reductase, whose protein sequence is MPNSTAPHEQDSHGAAARRLAVLGFGKLASALVRGCLATGFLSAGEIVVWARSDRRMAEAKSLGLKLAGVEECARSAHALLLSVKPQFFNELAPRIVPRPQATVISVMAGWSCGQLAQRLNVAHVIRAMPNVAAEVRAAVTALSIPESCPPASRDFAVKLFESVGRVELLHETHLDAATAISSSGLAYLCLFIEAMERAAVRLGLPADVSKSLSLDVLQGVAKSVASGRIDPAALRASVTSPNGTTAAALAVFESGEFTQLIHRAAQAARDRAAELGRSNA, encoded by the coding sequence ATGCCCAACTCCACCGCGCCGCATGAGCAGGACTCGCACGGCGCCGCCGCACGCCGTCTTGCGGTTCTGGGCTTCGGCAAGCTCGCCTCGGCGCTGGTGCGCGGCTGCCTGGCCACGGGATTTTTGAGCGCGGGCGAGATCGTGGTCTGGGCCCGCAGCGACCGGCGCATGGCCGAGGCGAAGTCGCTGGGGTTGAAGCTCGCCGGCGTCGAAGAGTGCGCGCGGAGCGCCCACGCGCTGCTGCTTTCGGTCAAGCCGCAGTTCTTCAACGAGCTGGCGCCGAGAATTGTGCCGCGACCGCAGGCCACGGTGATCAGCGTGATGGCCGGTTGGAGCTGCGGACAACTCGCACAGCGCCTGAACGTTGCCCACGTCATCCGGGCAATGCCCAACGTGGCCGCAGAGGTCCGCGCCGCAGTCACGGCGCTTTCGATTCCGGAATCCTGCCCCCCTGCTTCGCGCGACTTCGCCGTGAAACTCTTCGAGTCCGTGGGACGGGTCGAGCTGCTCCACGAAACCCATCTCGACGCGGCGACAGCGATCTCCAGTTCGGGTCTCGCTTACCTCTGCCTCTTCATCGAGGCGATGGAGCGCGCGGCAGTCCGGCTTGGACTTCCCGCCGACGTGTCCAAGAGCCTTTCGCTGGATGTGCTGCAGGGCGTGGCAAAAAGCGTCGCGTCGGGGCGGATCGATCCCGCGGCGCTGCGCGCGAGCGTCACCAGCCCCAATGGAACCACCGCGGCGGCGCTGGCGGTCTTCGAGTCCGGGGAATTCACGCAGCTCATCCATCGCGCCGCCCAAGCCGCGCGCGATCGCGCCGCCGAGCTTGGTCGATCCAACGCCTGA
- a CDS encoding ABC transporter permease, whose translation MTAFLAILVDGYRELVAKKLFMLSMILSLLVVAVFGVVGLNERGVTIFWYTLELPIFNSNTFTTAEFYKIMFNNLGVKFWLGWLACLLALVSSAGMFPEMVSSGVVENMLARPVPRWRLYIYKFTAGLLFTALQVAAFCLASFLVIGIRGGAWEPGLFLAIPLVTLLYSYLFAMSALLGTVTRSGIAALLLTILFWGFLFLINSAESIVNGFRIAQMEECKAIETMKVKRKAVNAEVDVSDLDAELERDQSTLANLQYWHRIVFAFKTILPKTDETTSLIQRWTLEASNMKDFSDDNEEEAAVETQKNQRRRGRGGFGNTRAKDSMVIAAIEEDQRSRSVSWIVGTSVLFELATIGLGCRLFAKRDF comes from the coding sequence ATGACGGCATTCCTGGCAATCCTGGTGGACGGATACCGCGAGCTTGTCGCCAAGAAATTGTTCATGCTCTCGATGATCCTGTCGCTGCTGGTGGTGGCGGTCTTCGGCGTCGTCGGATTGAACGAGCGCGGCGTGACCATCTTCTGGTACACGCTCGAGCTTCCAATCTTCAATTCAAACACCTTCACGACCGCCGAGTTCTACAAGATCATGTTCAACAATCTGGGGGTGAAGTTCTGGCTGGGCTGGCTCGCCTGCCTGCTGGCCCTGGTGAGCAGTGCCGGCATGTTCCCCGAGATGGTCTCCAGCGGCGTGGTCGAAAACATGCTGGCACGGCCCGTGCCGCGGTGGCGGCTCTACATCTACAAATTCACAGCGGGACTGCTCTTCACGGCGCTGCAGGTGGCGGCCTTCTGCCTGGCCAGTTTCCTGGTGATCGGCATCCGCGGCGGCGCCTGGGAGCCCGGGCTCTTCCTGGCGATTCCGCTGGTGACCCTGCTCTATTCCTACCTCTTCGCGATGAGCGCGCTGCTGGGCACGGTGACGCGCTCCGGAATCGCGGCGCTGCTGCTGACCATCCTCTTCTGGGGATTCTTGTTCTTGATCAACTCGGCGGAGTCGATCGTCAACGGCTTCCGCATCGCCCAGATGGAGGAGTGCAAGGCGATCGAGACGATGAAGGTGAAGCGCAAGGCCGTCAACGCCGAGGTCGATGTCTCCGACCTGGACGCCGAGCTCGAGCGCGACCAGTCGACGCTGGCCAATCTGCAGTATTGGCATCGCATCGTGTTTGCCTTCAAGACCATCCTGCCCAAGACCGACGAGACCACCTCGCTGATTCAGCGCTGGACTTTGGAAGCCTCCAACATGAAGGATTTCAGCGACGACAACGAGGAGGAGGCGGCCGTCGAGACCCAGAAGAACCAGCGGCGACGGGGCAGGGGGGGATTCGGGAACACCCGGGCCAAGGACAGCATGGTGATCGCGGCGATCGAGGAGGACCAGCGCTCGCGCAGTGTCTCCTGGATCGTGGGCACCTCCGTCCTCTTCGAGCTGGCCACGATTGGGCTGGGCTGCCGGCTCTTTGCCAAGCGTGATTTCTAG
- a CDS encoding ABC transporter ATP-binding protein: protein MTSPNQPVIALECISKVYGNSTHALRDVALTVGAGEIFGLLGPNGAGKSTLVKVLLTVVRPTVARGLMLGRPIGDKKTLARIGYLPEQHRLAPYLTARQAVEFVAALSGVERAARKKRTAELLERVGLRNWMDKRVNVFSKGMRQRAGLAAALVNDPQIVFLDEPTDGVDPVGRVEIRDLLIQMRSEGRTVFLNSHLLGEAEQVCDRVAILVQGRVVKQGSLVDLQGEGSRQELTVRWVSSDAKPLPFRGMTIAPAPTGNGTHQYVFGDLDAAAVQPALDAVRVAGGEIVALVPMRQGLEELFMKVVVDPATGRAPPPGAGS from the coding sequence GTGACGAGCCCGAATCAACCGGTCATTGCCCTCGAGTGCATCTCGAAGGTGTACGGGAACAGCACGCATGCCCTGCGTGACGTCGCGCTGACTGTCGGAGCGGGGGAGATCTTCGGACTGCTGGGACCCAACGGCGCGGGCAAAAGCACACTGGTGAAGGTGCTGTTGACCGTGGTCCGGCCGACGGTGGCGCGGGGCCTCATGTTGGGGCGGCCGATCGGCGACAAGAAGACGCTCGCCCGAATCGGATATCTGCCCGAGCAGCACCGGCTGGCGCCCTATCTCACGGCGCGGCAGGCGGTGGAGTTCGTGGCTGCGCTTTCGGGTGTCGAGCGCGCTGCAAGGAAAAAGCGCACCGCCGAGCTGCTGGAGCGCGTTGGGCTCCGCAATTGGATGGATAAGAGGGTCAATGTCTTCTCCAAGGGCATGCGGCAGCGGGCGGGCCTGGCCGCGGCCCTGGTGAATGATCCGCAGATTGTCTTTCTTGACGAGCCCACCGACGGCGTGGATCCGGTCGGCCGCGTGGAAATCCGTGACTTGCTGATCCAGATGCGCAGCGAGGGCCGAACCGTGTTCCTCAACAGCCATCTGCTGGGCGAGGCGGAGCAGGTCTGCGACCGCGTGGCCATTCTGGTGCAGGGCCGTGTGGTGAAGCAGGGCAGCCTGGTCGATCTGCAAGGCGAAGGTTCGCGGCAGGAACTGACCGTGCGCTGGGTCTCCAGCGACGCCAAGCCCCTTCCCTTCCGAGGCATGACCATCGCCCCGGCGCCGACGGGCAACGGGACGCATCAATATGTGTTCGGCGACCTGGACGCAGCAGCGGTGCAGCCGGCGCTGGACGCGGTGCGCGTCGCAGGCGGCGAGATCGTGGCCCTGGTGCCGATGCGCCAGGGACTCGAAGAACTCTTCATGAAGGTCGTCGTCGATCCCGCCACGGGGCGGGCCCCGCCGCCGGGAGCCGGATCATGA
- a CDS encoding UbiD family decarboxylase, translating to MAGFRTLQDFLHALHAAGELVTVDESVSPLLDPGCLAERQMRRNAPVASGSAKRFDPARASIGGRALLFNNIEGCDFPLAMNLFGSCRRVEMALGVDDDPRGIEAIADRIASLTRPQPPHSLLELARKAGEFLPLLRVPPKSVRHGRCQDVVKLASRGEVDLRRLPIIQCWPLDGNPEAVGLPMSAAAAGTAGGQGRYITLAGMHTIHADDRDVERPASHNIGMYRSQLLDATRLAMHWHMHHDGASHWRSWKKLGRRMPIAICLGGESVLAYGATAPLPPGISELLMSGFLNGGGIPMVRAQTVPLRVPANSEIVIEGWVSTECGGIDWEPGAEPLGPGAVFEGPFGDHTGFYSMPDRYPIMEVTAITHAHNAIYPATIVGLPPQEDYWLGKATERIFLPLLKTLVNDIDDYHLPLFGCFHNAAFVQIRKAYPLQGRRVMHSVWGAGQMAWTKMICVVDGDVNVHDEAAVLRRVFERCDFLRDVEFAHGPLDILDHAAPGLGAGTKIGFDATTRMRGEEVHGIALGEPRLPGADEVRLCLESICPHVAAAAAPAWGHGRCLFVSIEKRAACAGARAIEKIWSLLPNQPGAGDFVVVVDAGIDLADWEKVLFFLAANSDFERDLYRQDRRIAIDATRKVAGDARNGHAVRRFPPLVGFEPFTIERARQIESGPSFQRSIQSPA from the coding sequence ATGGCAGGGTTCCGCACACTTCAGGATTTTCTCCACGCGCTGCACGCCGCCGGCGAGCTGGTCACCGTGGATGAATCCGTGAGCCCCCTGCTCGACCCGGGCTGCCTGGCCGAGCGGCAGATGCGGCGAAACGCCCCGGTCGCCAGCGGCAGCGCGAAAAGATTCGACCCGGCCCGCGCTTCCATCGGTGGCAGGGCGCTCCTCTTCAACAACATCGAGGGCTGCGACTTTCCGTTGGCCATGAATCTTTTCGGCTCCTGCCGGCGCGTGGAGATGGCTCTGGGCGTCGACGACGATCCGCGCGGCATCGAGGCGATCGCCGACCGCATCGCCAGCCTGACCCGGCCGCAGCCGCCGCACTCGCTGCTGGAACTCGCGCGGAAAGCCGGTGAATTCCTGCCGCTGCTGCGCGTGCCGCCCAAGTCGGTGCGGCATGGGCGCTGCCAGGACGTGGTCAAGCTCGCCTCCCGCGGCGAAGTGGATCTGCGCCGCCTGCCCATCATTCAATGCTGGCCGCTGGATGGGAATCCCGAGGCCGTCGGCCTGCCGATGAGCGCGGCCGCCGCAGGAACCGCAGGAGGCCAGGGCCGCTACATCACCCTCGCCGGCATGCACACGATCCACGCCGACGACCGCGACGTCGAGCGTCCGGCGAGCCACAACATCGGCATGTACCGCAGCCAGCTGCTCGACGCCACGCGCCTGGCGATGCACTGGCACATGCATCATGACGGCGCGAGCCACTGGCGCAGTTGGAAGAAGCTCGGGCGCCGGATGCCCATCGCCATTTGCCTGGGCGGCGAGAGTGTGCTGGCCTATGGCGCCACCGCGCCGCTGCCGCCGGGCATCAGCGAGCTGCTGATGTCCGGCTTTCTCAACGGCGGCGGCATTCCGATGGTGCGGGCGCAGACCGTACCGCTGCGCGTGCCGGCCAACAGCGAGATCGTGATCGAAGGATGGGTCAGCACCGAGTGCGGCGGGATCGACTGGGAGCCCGGCGCCGAGCCGCTGGGTCCCGGCGCCGTCTTCGAGGGGCCCTTCGGCGACCACACCGGCTTCTACTCGATGCCCGACCGCTATCCGATCATGGAGGTCACCGCGATCACGCACGCCCACAACGCCATCTATCCCGCGACAATCGTGGGCCTGCCGCCGCAGGAGGACTACTGGCTGGGCAAGGCCACCGAGCGCATCTTCCTGCCGCTGCTCAAGACGCTGGTGAACGACATCGACGACTACCACCTGCCGCTCTTCGGCTGCTTCCACAACGCCGCCTTCGTGCAGATCCGCAAGGCCTATCCGCTGCAAGGTCGCCGGGTCATGCACAGCGTGTGGGGCGCCGGCCAGATGGCGTGGACCAAGATGATCTGCGTGGTCGACGGCGATGTGAATGTGCACGACGAGGCGGCCGTGCTGCGACGGGTCTTCGAGCGCTGCGATTTTCTGCGCGATGTGGAATTTGCCCACGGGCCGCTGGACATCCTGGACCACGCGGCTCCGGGCCTCGGCGCCGGCACCAAGATCGGCTTCGACGCCACAACGCGGATGCGCGGCGAGGAGGTCCACGGCATCGCCCTGGGCGAGCCGCGCCTGCCCGGCGCCGACGAAGTCCGTCTCTGCCTCGAGTCGATTTGCCCGCACGTGGCGGCCGCCGCCGCTCCCGCATGGGGCCATGGCCGCTGCCTCTTCGTCTCCATCGAGAAGCGCGCCGCCTGCGCCGGCGCCCGCGCGATCGAGAAGATCTGGTCCCTGCTGCCCAACCAGCCGGGCGCGGGGGACTTCGTCGTGGTCGTCGACGCCGGGATCGACCTCGCCGACTGGGAGAAGGTCCTCTTCTTCCTGGCCGCCAACAGCGATTTCGAACGCGACCTCTACCGGCAGGACCGCCGCATCGCCATCGATGCCACCCGCAAGGTTGCCGGCGACGCCCGCAACGGTCACGCCGTCCGGCGCTTTCCCCCGCTGGTCGGATTCGAGCCCTTCACGATCGAGCGGGCCCGGCAGATCGAGTCCGGCCCCTCCTTTCAACGCTCCATTCAATCCCCCGCCTGA
- a CDS encoding NADH-quinone oxidoreductase subunit C — protein MPAAAKLDHPTLPLVKERFGPVKFLATEFRGQTSLVVPESLLHDVARFLRDDPNCRYNFLSDLTAVDYLDYPAEQPARFAVVYNLCSFQFERRLRLKVYLEPSIDTTGIESDPALFVDSVTDLWPGAEWMEREVFDMYGIRFRNHPDLRRILLWKDFPAHPLRKDYPLRGRGEREQYQRIARDVS, from the coding sequence ATGCCCGCCGCCGCCAAACTCGACCACCCGACGCTTCCGCTGGTGAAGGAGCGCTTCGGTCCCGTCAAATTCCTGGCCACCGAATTCCGCGGGCAGACTTCGCTGGTGGTTCCCGAGTCCCTGCTGCACGACGTGGCCCGTTTCCTACGCGACGATCCGAATTGCCGCTACAACTTTCTCAGCGACCTCACGGCCGTCGACTACCTGGACTATCCGGCCGAGCAGCCGGCGCGCTTCGCCGTGGTCTACAACCTGTGCAGCTTCCAGTTCGAGCGGCGCCTGCGGCTGAAGGTCTATCTGGAGCCCTCGATCGACACCACCGGCATCGAGTCCGATCCGGCGCTCTTTGTCGATTCCGTGACCGATCTCTGGCCCGGCGCCGAGTGGATGGAGCGCGAGGTCTTTGACATGTACGGCATTCGCTTCCGAAACCATCCGGATCTGCGCCGCATCCTGCTGTGGAAGGATTTTCCGGCCCACCCGCTGCGCAAGGATTACCCGCTGCGCGGCCGCGGCGAGCGCGAGCAGTACCAGCGGATCGCCCGCGACGTTTCCTGA